Proteins from a single region of Pseudomonas sp. BSw22131:
- a CDS encoding PilT/PilU family type 4a pilus ATPase has protein sequence MDFPALLKILASQDGSDLYLSTGAPPCAKFNGVLKPLSTEALKPGDVAKIAESIMDSEQRHDFERDLEMNLAYSLGGIGRFRINIFKQRNEVSVVARNIKLDIPKFEDLHLPPVLLDVVMEKRGLVLFVGATGSGKSTSLAALIDHRNRHASGHIITIEDPIEFIHKHKKSIINQREVGVDTRSFHAALKNTLRQAPDVILIGEIRDRETMEHALAFADTGHLAISTLHANNANQALDRIINFFPEERRPQLLQDLGNNLKAFVSQRLVKTMDGKRRAAVEVMLGTPTIRDLIHRNELTELKGIMDKSTNLGMQTFDNALYDLAVEGVITEEEALKNADSMNNVRLRLKLHSENAVTDITTPPPAPQPAAQVNVADWGLVDEKDEPGTPHF, from the coding sequence ATGGATTTTCCGGCGTTGTTGAAGATTCTGGCCAGCCAGGACGGATCGGACCTTTATCTTTCCACCGGCGCGCCACCCTGCGCCAAGTTCAACGGCGTGCTCAAGCCCCTGAGTACCGAGGCCTTGAAGCCCGGCGATGTCGCGAAAATCGCCGAATCCATCATGGACAGCGAACAGCGGCATGACTTCGAGCGTGATCTGGAAATGAACCTGGCCTATTCACTGGGCGGCATCGGGCGTTTCCGGATCAACATTTTCAAGCAGCGTAACGAAGTGTCTGTCGTGGCGCGAAACATCAAACTCGACATTCCCAAATTCGAAGACCTGCACCTGCCGCCTGTGTTGCTTGATGTGGTCATGGAAAAACGCGGTCTGGTGTTGTTCGTCGGCGCAACCGGCTCTGGTAAATCGACTTCGCTCGCCGCGCTGATTGACCATCGCAATCGCCACGCCAGCGGGCACATCATCACCATCGAAGACCCGATCGAGTTCATTCACAAGCACAAGAAGTCGATCATCAACCAGCGCGAAGTCGGCGTTGATACGCGCAGTTTCCACGCCGCCCTGAAAAACACCCTGCGTCAGGCGCCGGACGTGATCCTGATCGGTGAGATCCGCGACCGGGAAACCATGGAGCATGCGCTGGCATTTGCGGACACAGGGCACCTGGCGATTTCGACGCTGCATGCCAACAACGCCAACCAGGCCCTGGACCGTATCATCAACTTCTTCCCGGAAGAACGCCGCCCGCAGTTGCTTCAGGACTTGGGTAACAACCTCAAGGCGTTCGTGTCGCAGCGACTGGTCAAGACCATGGACGGCAAGCGCCGCGCGGCGGTGGAGGTGATGCTCGGCACGCCGACCATTCGTGATCTGATCCATCGCAACGAATTGACCGAACTCAAAGGCATCATGGATAAGTCCACCAACCTGGGCATGCAGACGTTCGACAACGCCCTGTACGACCTGGCCGTGGAAGGCGTGATTACAGAAGAGGAAGCGCTGAAGAACGCTGACTCGATGAACAACGTACGCCTGCGCCTGAAACTGCACAGCGAAAACGCCGTCACTGACATCACCACACCGCCGCCAGCCCCCCAACCGGCCGCACAGGTGAATGTCGCGGACTGGGGCCTGGTAGACGAAAAAGACGAACCGGGCACGCCGCATTTCTGA
- a CDS encoding MFS transporter, producing the protein MKNTHVCNAQALLFLLSIICVASNLRPSMASIGPMLSSIREDIPLTFTHASLLTLLPIAAMGAGMFFGQRVSRWVGEHTTITASLLAIGLAIASRGYANHAAALIISAIVAGIGIALIQALIPTIIKKFFRIHTPTIMAIYIAAIMSGAALASALSPYLMSGSDGNWRLVLAFWALLTVIASVSWMFNRSALISQPPSVIIHEQHFRRVPRAWTLGLFFGLGTSCYTCVLAWLAPYYIEKGWSPQEAGLVVSMVTAMEVIAGLLVPILIKNHSDKRWALTILLLLIGCGFIGLLLSFDYLNLFWPCLLGIGIGALFPISLIVSMDHIEDADRSGALTAFVQGVGYIIASVSPLGAGVIRDEIGSFELAWWALTLVVLGMIGIAWRFDPETYNQKIYRDLPKSIHTNI; encoded by the coding sequence ATGAAAAATACTCATGTATGTAATGCACAGGCCCTGCTATTTCTACTAAGCATTATCTGCGTAGCTTCCAATCTTCGACCCAGCATGGCTTCGATAGGTCCAATGTTGTCGTCGATTCGCGAGGATATACCACTCACATTTACTCATGCATCACTTCTAACCCTTCTGCCTATCGCTGCAATGGGAGCAGGAATGTTTTTTGGTCAACGAGTTAGTCGCTGGGTCGGCGAACATACTACTATTACTGCCTCCTTACTTGCCATCGGTCTAGCCATTGCTTCTCGAGGATACGCAAATCACGCAGCTGCGTTGATTATAAGCGCGATCGTGGCCGGGATTGGAATCGCACTGATACAAGCGTTAATTCCCACAATCATAAAGAAATTTTTCAGGATTCATACTCCAACAATTATGGCCATATATATAGCAGCCATTATGAGCGGAGCAGCCTTGGCATCTGCGTTATCACCCTATCTGATGAGTGGAAGCGATGGTAATTGGCGTTTAGTATTAGCATTTTGGGCGCTTTTAACTGTAATTGCATCTGTCTCATGGATGTTTAACCGTTCAGCTTTGATATCCCAGCCACCTTCAGTGATTATTCACGAGCAGCACTTTAGACGTGTTCCACGCGCTTGGACGCTTGGGCTATTTTTTGGGCTTGGGACTTCCTGCTATACCTGCGTATTGGCGTGGCTTGCACCTTATTACATTGAAAAGGGTTGGAGTCCGCAAGAGGCAGGTCTCGTTGTTAGCATGGTTACTGCCATGGAAGTCATAGCAGGACTTCTTGTGCCTATTTTAATTAAGAATCATTCGGACAAGAGATGGGCGCTGACAATACTACTGCTGCTTATTGGATGTGGTTTCATAGGGCTTTTGCTGAGTTTCGATTACTTGAATTTGTTTTGGCCATGCCTTTTAGGGATCGGCATTGGCGCCCTGTTTCCAATAAGTTTAATCGTGTCCATGGATCATATCGAGGACGCTGATAGATCAGGAGCGCTAACTGCATTTGTACAAGGCGTAGGTTACATTATCGCAAGCGTATCTCCTCTAGGGGCTGGTGTTATCCGCGATGAGATAGGAAGTTTTGAATTAGCGTGGTGGGCACTGACCTTAGTAGTACTAGGCATGATTGGTATAGCTTGGCGTTTCGATCCAGAAACATACAACCAAAAGATTTACAGGGACCTCCCCAAATCAATACACACCAATATCTAG
- a CDS encoding amino acid deaminase codes for MSIALVEKGSANPGDQLVRDVSLPALVIHRQALEHNLHWMQKFVSNSGAELAPHGKTSMVPALFRRQLEVGAWGMTLATAVQTRAAYAHGVRRILMANQLVGTPNMALIAEMLSDSMFDFHCMVDHPDNVQTLGEFFAARGLHLNVMIEYGVVGGRCGCRSEQDVMALADAIAAQPALKLTGIEGYEGVIHGDHAVTGIREFAASMVRMAVTLQDNGAFALERPIVTASGSAWYDLIAEEFDKQHVRERFLSVLRPGSYVVHDHGIYKAAQCCVLDRRDDLSEGLQPAMEVWAHVQSMPEPGFAVIAMGKRDVAFDAGMPSPLLRYKAGVVPAKGDDVSACTVTAVMDQHAFMTVATGVDLKIGDIISFGTSHPCLTFDKWRTGCLVDDDLSVIETLDTCF; via the coding sequence ATGAGCATCGCCCTCGTCGAGAAAGGCAGCGCCAACCCAGGCGACCAACTGGTCCGCGACGTCAGCCTGCCTGCACTGGTCATCCATCGCCAGGCACTTGAGCACAACCTGCACTGGATGCAGAAGTTCGTGAGTAACAGCGGCGCCGAACTCGCTCCGCATGGCAAGACCAGTATGGTGCCTGCGTTATTTCGTCGTCAGCTCGAAGTCGGCGCCTGGGGCATGACGCTTGCGACGGCCGTCCAGACTCGCGCTGCCTACGCCCACGGCGTGCGCCGGATACTGATGGCCAATCAACTGGTCGGCACGCCGAACATGGCATTGATCGCCGAGATGCTCAGCGACTCGATGTTCGACTTCCACTGCATGGTCGATCACCCGGACAACGTTCAGACACTGGGCGAGTTCTTCGCCGCCCGGGGCCTGCACCTCAACGTGATGATCGAGTACGGCGTGGTCGGCGGCCGTTGCGGTTGCCGCAGTGAACAGGACGTCATGGCCCTGGCCGATGCCATTGCCGCGCAACCGGCGCTGAAACTCACGGGTATCGAAGGCTACGAAGGCGTAATCCACGGTGATCATGCGGTCACGGGCATCCGTGAGTTTGCGGCGTCTATGGTGCGCATGGCAGTGACTTTGCAGGACAACGGCGCGTTTGCGCTGGAGCGACCTATCGTCACCGCGTCGGGCTCGGCCTGGTATGACCTGATCGCCGAGGAGTTCGATAAACAGCACGTGCGCGAGCGCTTCCTGAGTGTGCTGCGCCCCGGCAGTTACGTGGTGCATGACCATGGCATCTACAAGGCGGCTCAGTGCTGCGTACTGGACCGCCGCGATGACCTGAGCGAGGGCCTGCAACCGGCGATGGAAGTCTGGGCGCATGTGCAATCGATGCCCGAACCCGGGTTTGCGGTGATCGCCATGGGCAAGCGCGACGTGGCGTTCGACGCCGGCATGCCCAGCCCCTTGCTGCGTTACAAAGCGGGCGTGGTGCCAGCCAAAGGCGATGATGTCAGCGCTTGCACCGTAACCGCCGTGATGGACCAGCACGCGTTCATGACCGTGGCGACGGGTGTGGACCTGAAGATTGGCGACATCATTTCCTTCGGAACCTCGCACCCGTGCCTGACCTTCGACAAGTGGCGCACCGGCTGCCTGGTAGACGACGACCTGAGTGTCATCGAAACCCTGGATACCTGTTTCTAA
- the kdgK gene encoding 2-dehydro-3-deoxygluconokinase, whose product MSQLIRHNHPKVALIGECMIELQQHATGSLNQSFGGDTLNTAVYLSRILGSAAQIDYVTALGDDSFSDAMCKVWSEEGIGLSKVQRLPGRLPGLYCIQTDADGERRFLYWRNEAAVRDCFTTPAAEPILASLAEYDVLYFSGITLAVLGEVGRARLLSALGDARDRGACVVFDNNYRPRLWRSVEQAQQAYRAVMHEVDLALLTEDDEQALFGFTDTEQLLSTYRAMGVREVVVKRGAQSCRVESMGTRFEVAAHVVRRVVDTTAAGDSFSAAYLARRLRGGSPREAAEAGHRLASLVIQHPGALIPRSVMPG is encoded by the coding sequence ATGAGCCAATTGATCCGCCACAATCACCCGAAGGTCGCACTGATTGGCGAGTGCATGATCGAGCTGCAGCAGCACGCCACCGGCAGTCTCAACCAGAGTTTTGGTGGCGATACGCTGAACACAGCGGTTTACCTGTCACGGATATTGGGCTCGGCGGCGCAGATTGATTACGTCACCGCGTTGGGCGACGACAGTTTCAGCGACGCCATGTGCAAGGTCTGGTCGGAGGAGGGCATTGGTTTGAGCAAGGTCCAGCGCCTGCCCGGACGCTTGCCTGGCTTGTACTGCATTCAGACCGACGCCGATGGCGAGCGGCGTTTTTTGTACTGGCGCAACGAAGCTGCTGTGCGCGATTGCTTCACCACGCCCGCAGCCGAACCGATTCTGGCCTCGCTGGCGGAATACGATGTGCTGTATTTCAGTGGCATTACCCTGGCCGTGCTCGGTGAAGTGGGCAGGGCGCGTCTGTTGTCAGCCCTTGGCGATGCGCGTGATCGGGGCGCCTGTGTGGTGTTCGACAACAACTACCGTCCACGTCTGTGGCGCAGTGTAGAGCAGGCACAGCAAGCGTATCGCGCCGTGATGCACGAGGTGGATCTGGCGCTGTTGACTGAAGACGATGAGCAGGCGCTGTTCGGGTTCACCGATACTGAGCAATTGCTCTCGACCTATCGGGCAATGGGCGTCAGAGAAGTGGTGGTCAAGCGCGGAGCGCAGAGTTGCAGGGTGGAGTCGATGGGCACACGGTTCGAAGTCGCTGCCCATGTGGTGCGCAGGGTGGTCGACACCACGGCGGCGGGGGATTCATTCAGCGCGGCGTATCTCGCACGGCGCCTGCGGGGTGGTAGCCCACGAGAGGCGGCTGAAGCGGGCCACCGGCTGGCGAGCCTGGTGATTCAGCATCCGGGGGCGTTGATACCCAGAAGCGTGATGCCGGGTTGA
- a CDS encoding peptidylprolyl isomerase, giving the protein MKAQARHILVKTAEEAEQLKQRIAKGEAFDVLAKKYSTCPSGKRGGDLGEVRPGQMVGAIDQVIFKKPLRVVHGPVKSKFGYHLVQVFYRD; this is encoded by the coding sequence ATGAAAGCTCAGGCACGGCACATTCTGGTCAAGACCGCTGAAGAGGCTGAACAGCTCAAGCAGCGCATCGCCAAGGGCGAAGCGTTTGACGTGCTGGCGAAAAAGTATTCCACCTGCCCGTCCGGCAAACGCGGCGGTGATCTGGGCGAAGTGCGCCCTGGCCAAATGGTCGGGGCGATTGATCAGGTCATCTTCAAAAAACCGCTGCGAGTGGTGCATGGTCCAGTCAAGAGCAAGTTCGGGTATCACCTGGTGCAGGTGTTTTACCGGGATTGA
- a CDS encoding IclR family transcriptional regulator: MTEDTIKRRARGLDRAFDILDFLKEKGTPLRPNEIASGIGSPKSTVYELVASLLERRILQTVGKDGHVYLGRQLYFLGQAHLRHFDFTREAEVSLSEIVEQTRETAQMCLLNGRKYTVALMKEGARHFRISSDIGEDAPIPWTASGRLLLGHLSDQAIRDLIDPEDFILPDGERLPLETFLAEIRKAHGEGFFSFNSIADTFTHCFAAPVKDQQGLCIATLCIVAPRADAKTHYDDYRRVLIDSADRLARRVND, from the coding sequence ATGACCGAAGACACGATCAAGCGAAGGGCCCGCGGGCTGGACCGGGCGTTCGATATTCTGGATTTTCTCAAGGAAAAGGGTACGCCGCTGCGCCCGAACGAGATCGCCAGCGGCATCGGCAGTCCCAAGTCCACGGTGTATGAGCTGGTCGCTTCGTTGCTCGAGAGGCGGATTCTGCAAACCGTCGGCAAGGACGGTCATGTGTACCTGGGCCGGCAGCTGTACTTTCTCGGTCAGGCGCACTTGCGGCATTTCGACTTTACCCGCGAAGCCGAGGTCAGCCTCAGCGAGATCGTCGAGCAAACCCGCGAAACCGCACAGATGTGCCTGCTCAACGGGCGCAAATACACCGTTGCGCTGATGAAGGAAGGCGCCCGGCATTTCCGGATTTCCTCGGACATCGGCGAAGATGCGCCGATCCCGTGGACGGCCTCCGGACGTTTGCTTTTGGGGCATTTGAGCGATCAGGCCATTCGGGACCTCATTGATCCCGAGGATTTCATCCTTCCGGATGGCGAGCGTCTGCCGCTGGAGACGTTCCTGGCTGAGATCCGCAAGGCCCACGGCGAAGGGTTTTTCTCCTTCAACAGCATTGCCGACACCTTCACCCATTGCTTTGCCGCCCCGGTCAAAGACCAGCAAGGACTGTGCATCGCCACCTTGTGCATCGTCGCGCCCCGGGCCGACGCCAAGACCCATTACGACGATTACCGCCGCGTGCTGATCGACAGCGCCGATCGCCTCGCGCGACGGGTCAACGACTAA
- a CDS encoding RidA family protein, giving the protein MSITRYGAGSTAGGGQPRPFARAVEADGWLHVSGQVPAVDGEIIVGGIVEQTRQTMENLVAILTEAGYELKDVVRVGVWLEDPRDFWSFNKVFGEYFTPEHAPARACVQANMMVDCKVEIDCIAYKKKA; this is encoded by the coding sequence ATGAGCATTACTCGTTACGGCGCTGGTAGCACAGCAGGTGGCGGTCAGCCACGTCCTTTCGCTCGCGCGGTCGAGGCAGACGGTTGGCTGCATGTTTCAGGACAAGTGCCAGCAGTGGATGGCGAGATCATTGTGGGCGGCATTGTCGAACAAACCCGCCAGACCATGGAAAACCTGGTGGCGATCCTGACCGAGGCCGGCTATGAGCTCAAAGACGTGGTGCGCGTCGGCGTGTGGCTGGAAGACCCCCGGGATTTCTGGAGTTTCAACAAGGTGTTCGGCGAATACTTCACCCCCGAACACGCCCCGGCCCGGGCCTGCGTCCAGGCAAACATGATGGTGGATTGCAAGGTCGAGATTGACTGCATTGCTTACAAGAAGAAGGCGTAA